The DNA segment GGCCAGCACCCCGGTATCGAGGAAGAGGCCGCCGTTGCGGTACTCGGGCAGGCCGGTCAGGGCGTCGAGGCCGGTGACGGTCAGGCCGGCCTCCTCCAACGGCTCCAGCAGCGAGTAGGCGAGCCACTGCGACAGCTTGTGGAACGGCACCAAGCCTTCCGTCGGCCCGGTGCCGCCGGCCAGCGGATGTCGCCAGGTATCCCCGAGATCGACGCCGTCGAGGACGATGCGGCCGGGCCAGATCGGCCCGAGATGGGTCAGCAGCACCTCCAGCACCGCCTCCGCAGGGACCTCGCCGTCGCGGGACTTCGCCTTGATGAGGTCGAACAGGAAGCCAGGCCGCGCCTGCGGCCCGAAGCCCTCGGGATCCGCCGCCGCGACCTGGCCGAGGCGGTTGAGGAGGGCGGTGCGGCCGGACAGGCCGACGAGCGGGTTCGTCGGCGAGACCTGGAAGCCGTCGGCCAGCTCCGCCTCGGTCAGGGTCGCCAGCGCGCGGGCATCGGCGCGGAACGGATCCTCGGGCTCGGAGGAGAACAGGCCCGAGACGAACATGTCGAAGCTCGCCACCGCCAGCCCTTCCGAGCGGGCATAGGTCTCGCCGGTGCGGCCCTCCTCGTAGCGCCAGGTCGGTCCGGCGCCGGCATCGAGGAGCACGCTCACCACCACGAGGTCGAAGGCGGCGCGGGCCTGCTCGGCCGGGTCCTCGAAGGGCGCGGCATGGACGAGGGAGCCCCAGCGCTCGAACCCGCCGACCGAGAAGTGGCGCCAGCGGGCGTGGTAGGGGATCGCGAGGTCCGGATAGGCCTCGCGGATGGTCTCGACCACGGCGTCGGCGCAGGCGCCCAGGCGGTCGAGATCGACCACGAAATGGTCGAGCTGCCCGTCGAGGCCGGCCTTGAGCAGGGTCTCGGCGCGGGCGCGCACCGCCCGGGCCGAGAGCAGGCTGCGGGCGGTCGAAAACTCAGGCACGGGCATCTCCAGAGATAGTTCGCGGCGCCATCGTGGGTTTGTCAGAACCGCTCGGTTCGTCAGAACCGCTCGAGATCGCGGCCCTTCACGGCGTCGAGGGACTCGGTGACGCCGTCCGGCGCGTAATAGCCCGCCGCCTTCTTGGCTTCCATCTCGACCGAGGCGTCGGGCGGGATCAGCTCCGGCGGGATCGGCACCCGCTCGCCGACCTCGATGCCCGACCCGGTGATGGCGTCGTACTTCATGTTCGACATCGACATCAGCCGGTCGATGCGGCGGATGCCGAGCCAGTGCAGCACGTCCGGCATCAGCTGCTGGAAGCGGGCATCCTGCACGCCGGCGACGCACTCGGTGCGCTCGAAGTAGGTGGCGGCGGAATCGCCCCCCTCCTGGCGCTTGCGCGCGTTGTACACCAGGAACTTGGTCACCTCGCCGAGCGCCCGCCCTTCCTTGCGGTTGTAGACGATGACGCCGGTGCCGCCCGCTTGCGCCTCCCGCACGCATTCCTCGATGCCGTGGGTGAGGTAGGGCCGGCAGGTGCAGATGTCGGAGCCGAACACGTCCGAGCCGTTGCACTCGTCGTGGACGCGGCAGGCGATGCGCCGGCGCGGGTCGGATAGGCCGGCCACCTCGCCCATCACGTAGACGGTGCAGCCGCCGATCGGCGGCAGGAAGACCTGGAGGTCGGGCCGGGTGACCAGTTCCGGGAACATGCCGCCGGTCTGCTCGAACAGGATGCGGCGCAGGGCCGTCTCGCTGGTGCCGAACCGAGCGGCGACGCCCGGCAGGTACCAGACCGGATCGACCGCGATCTTGGTGACCGAGATGTCGCCGGTCGCGTGCAGCACCGTGCCGTCGGCGGCGAGGCGATGGGCGCCCATCGCCGCCAGGATCTCCGGCAGGCTCAACCGCGCCTTGGTCACCGCGATGGTCGGGCGGATGTCGGTGCCGGAGGTAATCGCCTCGCGGAACACCTCGCCCGGCAGATGGCCCCAGGGATCGAGGGAGACGATTTTCTCCGGGTCCGCCCATTGCGGGTGCGGCCCGATCGCGACCACCGGATGGGTGTTGGTGAGGTCCGGCCGCGCCAGGGGATTCATCGCCCGGCCCGCGATCGCAAGGGCGCGGTAGAGCGAATAGGCGCCGCCATTGGCGCCGATCACGTTGCGATCGGCCGGATTGGTGACGGTGCCGATGATCGGCCCCCGCTCGCGCGGGTCGGCGGCGCCCCAGCGGATCGGCCAGCGGGCGGCGCCCGGCTCCGGATGCGAGGTGAGCCGGATATGCGTCGAGCGGTTGGAACTGGTCATGCGGCCGCGCCGTCCTTCAACGGAGAAGGCTCCCCGCGGGGGCCGCGGAGAGCCTGTCGAGTGCTTGACCTGGTAGAGGGTAGCCCCGCGCAATTCGGTGCGTCAAGCTTAAGGCCGAGGCGCGCCGCTCAACATCGCGGCAGGCTGCCCTCCGGCGAGGCGATCAGAAGTTCGAACCGGCGCGGCGGCGGGCCATGAAGGCGTCGAACTGCTCCCGGTCGCGGGCACGCTTCAGCTCGTCCACGAACTCGGTGAAGGCGCGGCTCTCCTCTTCGAGGCGGCGGCGCTCCTCTTCGAGGCGCTCGATCTCCTTGCGGCGATACTCTTCGAAGGCCCAGTTGCCGCTGTCGTGGCGGGCCGCGCCGAAGCCGGAGAAGCCCGAGAAGCCATTCCGGAAGGACCGCTCGGCGAAGGACTTCATCTCGTTGAGAGCCGGATAACCCATGAGCTTCCACACCACGTAGGCCGCGGCCAACGGCCACGCATAGATGAAACCGATGACGATCGCGCCGATCTCGATCGAGCGGCGTGGGAACGGGCCGTTGCGGCAGGCACGGCCGCTCGACCAGGGGGCTGAGGTATACGACACGTCACGATCTCCCGCAGGATGTGAATGTGAACGACATTTACATGCGGGGTCGCCCGGGCGGTTTCAAGGAGGGCGCGGCGCTTAAAATCGGGCCTGCGGCAACCCGGGCCGCGTCTCGGAGCCGGTCACGGCGGCGCCATGCCCTTCTCCGCCAGGACCGGCGCGGCGCCGGCACCGGCGAGGTTGCGCAGGAGCGCAGCGGCAGCCTCGGCCTCTGCCGCCCCCACCGGGACCATCCCGGCATACACGGTGTCGTTCTGCAACTCCGCCGGGATTGGGCCGACGAGGCGCGCGCCCGCCACGATCAGCAGCTCGCTCGTCTGCTGGAGCGCGAGGTCGGCCTCGCCGGAGACGAGGCGCGAGGCAGCCAGCCCGCCCTGCACCAGGACGAGCTTGTCCTTGAGCCGATCCGCAATGCCGAGGCGCTCGAAGAGCTGCGCGAGGTAGATCCCGCTCGACCCGCCCGAGGCCGGATCGACCATCGCGACGGCCCGCGCCTGGAGCAGCGCCTCGCGAAAGCCTGCCACGGTGGCGATGTCGGGAACCGGCGCTCCGTCACGGACCGCGACGCCGATGCCGACCTTCGCGAGCGGCATCGGCGGCGCACCGGCGAGATGACGGTCTCGGATCAGCGCCTCCAGGCCGTTCGGGGTCAGCACCACGAGGTCGGGGCGCGCACCGTCGCGGATCGCCTGCGCCACCGCTCCGGCGGTGCCGTTGCGGATCGTCACCCTGTGGCCGGTGCGGCGCTCGAAATCCGGCACCAGCGCGGCCGCGATCGGCTTGTAGGCACCGGTGGTGAGAAGCGTGATCTCGGCCGCCCCTGCTGGCGCAACGAGGGCGAGGACGAGGCACGCCGCGCCGCCCGCACGGTGCAGGGCTCGGATCGGGGTCTCGAGGCGGCGCATGCAAAAGGCTCCCGGAGGACGGGCCGCGTGCCCGGCCCCGCCCCGTCGGTAGCCGAGCCGGCGGCGCCTCAGCGAGAGAAATCCGAGAAACCGCCCGTCACGGCACCCGAAGCCGCCAGCGCCGCCCGGCTGCCGGGCGCCACCAGGGCGGCGAGTTCCTGAGCATAGGCGTAGCCCGGCGCCTCGCCGGGGAAGCCGCCATCGGTGGCGGGGTGCAGGTAGAGCTCGGTCAGCCCGTCCGGCAGCTGGCCCAGCAGGGCCTGGACCCGGGCGGGCATCATCGCCCCCGACCAGGCGAGGCCGAGCACGCGGTCGGGGACGAGAAGACCGGCGCGCCGGGCCCGGGCGCGCAGCAGGGCCGACCACGGCGCGGTGTCGAGGGCGAGGCCGGGCGTCGTCCCGGGCTCGGCGCGGCGCAAGGTGTCCCGCGGCTCGCGCGGCACTCGGATCGCCCGCATCCCGTAATCGCGCCCGACCGCCAACACCATCCCGGCGATGATCGGGTGGATGTGGAAGTGCTTGTGCGCGTTGACGTGGTCGAGGGGCAGCCCGGTCGCCCGGAAGGCCTCGAACTGCGCCCGGATCTCGGCCTCGAGCTGGCGCCGGGCGCGGGCCTTCAGTGCCAGGTCGAGACCGAGCCGCGCCTGGTCGGCCCGCATGAGCCCGGCGCCGTCGGTAAGATCGGGCAGCTCCGCCGCCGGCAGGGTCGGCCAGGCCTCGACCAGCACGAGGTGCAGCCCCACCCGCAGGGACGGCATCGCCCGGGCCCGCGCCAGCGCGTCGGCGGCGGCGGGTGCGGAGACCATCAGGCTCGCCGCGGTGAGGATGCCGTGCCGGTGGGCCTGCTCCACCGCTGCGTTGACCTGGGGCGAGAGGCCGAAATCGTCCGAGGTGACGACGAGGCGCTTGCGGGGCGCGGGCATGGTCATGGGCGGCTCAAGTCTCGCGATACGAAAGAGCCTCCCCGTCCGGGCGGACGGAGAGGCTCGCACCCGCTTCAAGGCAGGCGTGTCAGGCGTGAAGGCTCACGCCTCTCGATTCAGGCCGCCTTCTTGGCGACGCCCTGGCGCTCGCGCAGGAAGTGCCAGAACTCGACGCCCTCGCGCAGGCGCCGCTTCATCATGTCGGGTGAGCGCACCATCTCGCTGACGATCGAGGCGATCTTCGGGGCGCGGAAGTAGAACTTCTTGTAGAACTCCTCCACCGAGTTAAAGATCTCGGTGTGGGACAGGTGCGGGTAGTGCAGCGGCGCGATCTGCACGCCATTCTCGTCGACCAGCTCGGCGTTGTCCTTGTCGAGCCAGCCGTTCTCCACCGCCTGCTTGTACAGGAAGGTGCCCGGATAGGGTGCTGCGAGCGAGACCTGGATGGTGTGCGGGTTGATCCGCTTGGCGAAGGCGATCGTCTCCTGGATCGTCTCCTTGGTCTCGCCGGGCAGGCCGAGGATGAAGGTGCCGTGGATGGCGATGCCGAGCTCGTGGCAGTCCTTCGTGAACTTCTCCGCGACCTCGACCCGCATGCCCTTCTTGATGTTGTGCAGGATCTGCTGGTTGCCCGACTCGTAGCCGACCAGCAGCAGGCGCAGGCCGTTCTCCTTCAGAACCTTCAGGGTCTCGCGCGGCACGTTGGCCTTGGCGTTGCACGACCAGGTCACGCCGAGCTTGCCGAGCTCGCGGGCGATCTCTTCCGCGCGCGGCAGGTTGTCGGTGAAGGTGTCGTCGTCGAAGAAGAACTCCTTGGTCTGCGGGAACTCCTTCAGGCAGTACTTGATCTCCTCGATCACGTGCGCGACCGAGCGGGTGCGATAGGTGTGGCCGCCGACCGTCTGCGGCCACAGGCAGAAGGTGCAGCGCGACTTGCAGCCCCGGCCCGAATAGAACGAGATGTAGGGGTGCTTCAGGTAGCCGATGAAGTACTTCTCCATCTGCAGGTCGCGCTTGTAGACCGAGGTCACGAACGGCAGCTGGTCCATGTCGGTCATGATCTCGCGGTCCGGGTTATGGACCACGACACCGTCGGCATCCCGGTAGGAGAGACCCTTGATCTCCGCCATCGGCACGCCCTCGGCGACCTCCTTGACGGTGAAGTCGAACTCGTTGCGGGCGCAAAAATCGACCACCGGCGCCTGGGCCATCGACCCGGCGGCGTCCACCGCCACCTTGGCGCCGATCAGGCCGGCGATCAGCTTGGGGTTGGCCGCCTTCAGCGCCTCGATGGTCTTCACGTCCGACTTGAACGACGGCACCGAGGTGTGCAGCACCACGAGGTCGAAGTCGTTGGCCTGGGCCACGATCTCCGGCAGCTTGATGTCGTGCGGCGGCGCGTCGATCAGCTTGGAGTTCGGCACCAGGGCGGCCGGCTGGGCGAGCCAGGTCGGGTACCAGAACGACTTGATCTCGCGCTTGGCCTGGTAGCGCGAGCCGGCGCCGCCGTCGAAGCCGTCGAAGGTGGGGGCCTGGAGGAAGAGGGTCCGCATCATCGGGTGGATCGTCTCTTGAGGAGAGGAGGCCGCGGATGCGGCCGGTGAGGCCGCCGGGCGGCCCGATGAGGTATTTTAAGTCGAGGGAGCGCCGGACTCGCGGGCGAGGCCGGAATCCGGGATCAGCGTACCGTCCGCAACGACCCGATAATCATGACCTTTCCAAGTCACGGCGCCGGACATGAAGCACCAGGCGAAGCCGGCGAAGGACAGGAGGTCGCGGATCGGCAGCAGCCAGTAGGGGTGCGGCTCGAGGCCGAAGGCCCGCTCGACCCGCATGCACAGCACGATCCGGCAGGCCAGCGCCAGGGCGGCGGTGGCGAGGGTGTAGGCGCCCGAATCGGGCAGGAGCGCCGCGATCAGCGCCA comes from the Methylobacterium currus genome and includes:
- a CDS encoding URC4/urg3 family protein, with the protein product MPVPEFSTARSLLSARAVRARAETLLKAGLDGQLDHFVVDLDRLGACADAVVETIREAYPDLAIPYHARWRHFSVGGFERWGSLVHAAPFEDPAEQARAAFDLVVVSVLLDAGAGPTWRYEEGRTGETYARSEGLAVASFDMFVSGLFSSEPEDPFRADARALATLTEAELADGFQVSPTNPLVGLSGRTALLNRLGQVAAADPEGFGPQARPGFLFDLIKAKSRDGEVPAEAVLEVLLTHLGPIWPGRIVLDGVDLGDTWRHPLAGGTGPTEGLVPFHKLSQWLAYSLLEPLEEAGLTVTGLDALTGLPEYRNGGLFLDTGVLALRRPEEASRPHEVGSRLVVEWRALTVALLDRLAPLVRERLDIEDPAALPLAKVLEGGTWATGRRLAKSLRPEGAPPLAIASDGTVF
- the hpnK gene encoding hopanoid biosynthesis-associated protein HpnK — encoded protein: MPAPRKRLVVTSDDFGLSPQVNAAVEQAHRHGILTAASLMVSAPAAADALARARAMPSLRVGLHLVLVEAWPTLPAAELPDLTDGAGLMRADQARLGLDLALKARARRQLEAEIRAQFEAFRATGLPLDHVNAHKHFHIHPIIAGMVLAVGRDYGMRAIRVPREPRDTLRRAEPGTTPGLALDTAPWSALLRARARRAGLLVPDRVLGLAWSGAMMPARVQALLGQLPDGLTELYLHPATDGGFPGEAPGYAYAQELAALVAPGSRAALAASGAVTGGFSDFSR
- a CDS encoding GTP cyclohydrolase II — protein: MTSSNRSTHIRLTSHPEPGAARWPIRWGAADPRERGPIIGTVTNPADRNVIGANGGAYSLYRALAIAGRAMNPLARPDLTNTHPVVAIGPHPQWADPEKIVSLDPWGHLPGEVFREAITSGTDIRPTIAVTKARLSLPEILAAMGAHRLAADGTVLHATGDISVTKIAVDPVWYLPGVAARFGTSETALRRILFEQTGGMFPELVTRPDLQVFLPPIGGCTVYVMGEVAGLSDPRRRIACRVHDECNGSDVFGSDICTCRPYLTHGIEECVREAQAGGTGVIVYNRKEGRALGEVTKFLVYNARKRQEGGDSAATYFERTECVAGVQDARFQQLMPDVLHWLGIRRIDRLMSMSNMKYDAITGSGIEVGERVPIPPELIPPDASVEMEAKKAAGYYAPDGVTESLDAVKGRDLERF
- a CDS encoding molybdate ABC transporter substrate-binding protein produces the protein MRRLETPIRALHRAGGAACLVLALVAPAGAAEITLLTTGAYKPIAAALVPDFERRTGHRVTIRNGTAGAVAQAIRDGARPDLVVLTPNGLEALIRDRHLAGAPPMPLAKVGIGVAVRDGAPVPDIATVAGFREALLQARAVAMVDPASGGSSGIYLAQLFERLGIADRLKDKLVLVQGGLAASRLVSGEADLALQQTSELLIVAGARLVGPIPAELQNDTVYAGMVPVGAAEAEAAAALLRNLAGAGAAPVLAEKGMAPP
- a CDS encoding DUF2852 domain-containing protein, whose amino-acid sequence is MSYTSAPWSSGRACRNGPFPRRSIEIGAIVIGFIYAWPLAAAYVVWKLMGYPALNEMKSFAERSFRNGFSGFSGFGAARHDSGNWAFEEYRRKEIERLEEERRRLEEESRAFTEFVDELKRARDREQFDAFMARRRAGSNF
- the hpnJ gene encoding hopanoid biosynthesis associated radical SAM protein HpnJ — its product is MRTLFLQAPTFDGFDGGAGSRYQAKREIKSFWYPTWLAQPAALVPNSKLIDAPPHDIKLPEIVAQANDFDLVVLHTSVPSFKSDVKTIEALKAANPKLIAGLIGAKVAVDAAGSMAQAPVVDFCARNEFDFTVKEVAEGVPMAEIKGLSYRDADGVVVHNPDREIMTDMDQLPFVTSVYKRDLQMEKYFIGYLKHPYISFYSGRGCKSRCTFCLWPQTVGGHTYRTRSVAHVIEEIKYCLKEFPQTKEFFFDDDTFTDNLPRAEEIARELGKLGVTWSCNAKANVPRETLKVLKENGLRLLLVGYESGNQQILHNIKKGMRVEVAEKFTKDCHELGIAIHGTFILGLPGETKETIQETIAFAKRINPHTIQVSLAAPYPGTFLYKQAVENGWLDKDNAELVDENGVQIAPLHYPHLSHTEIFNSVEEFYKKFYFRAPKIASIVSEMVRSPDMMKRRLREGVEFWHFLRERQGVAKKAA